The DNA window cgtaaaatGGACGTcatcgaaataatttaaaagttgatGATTAATATAATGGGCAATCATCTTTATCGATTTTGGTTACGTTGACTTTTCTCCAACGGAGATTATCCAACAGACCAAAGACCAAAGGGTGAATGAGacagggtaactacaggcacaaggaatatttATCATAGTTGTAAACGTAGGTGGCGCATTCTTACAACGCCTTTCGCTTACCATTCGCCCGTCCGCTTACCGAAAtcatacaaaattgtatatatatatattatccttCATGAAAATCAAGGCAGATAATGTGTTTTGtcttatgtaaaaattatacaaactacAAATTccagatacataaatattatttaaactttctttGTTTTCCAGTCGAAAAACTCCTTAACGAAACAGATATTATTATCACTAAATACAACGGTAATCTTGACTTAATCTGTGATACTCCtggtaagtaatattttatatattattattagactgTACTTTAATTGGTCAAAATCAGATCGATGATTCTCTTTCTCAGCGAAAATAAATAGTACCActgttataaatacatataattattgctATAAATGAGactgttttttctttaatgtctaagtgaaaaaaaaaactactaaactaataaaCGTACTCGTATAACTTATAGCAGAAGACAAATCGcgctttgataataatttagtattattatataagcgcAACTATCGTTTCGCAGTGTCaccagctttaaatttaaataattgacatgacaagcgtgaatttaatgttgtttttatataatatacctattaataaataaagctccATAAGGTCTCTTAAACGGGCGAAATAGAACAGTAAATAGAACAGTAAACTGTTTACAGACTTAGacaatacctatataataacaacaatttgccttaaaaaatttcaatattctaGGATACTTACTGGTATATGATGTTATTGGTATTCTTAACTTAAAAAGTTACAACTGTTTCTTTTCAAAGCGattaggtaataaaaaaaaaccatatattatgtaataattttgaacaaatcaagctatttaaaattttggttACCAGTAAGATTCCTCAGGTAGCACAACACAAACATCTTACATATGACAAAACATCATATATTGACACCCTTTACTATTTTCCAGGACAAATGTTATGGGTTGATCGTCTTAACTGGCCGGGAGCTGACGGATATAAAAACGCACCTCGGCTGCCGATCTGGGAGAACAATCGGCTTGAAGGCTACTACAAGTCCTACGGCAAATTTAGATTTTTCTGGATAAATATGGCTGGACACAGCGTgagtaaacaaatatactaCCGAATGGAAAGTGATGTAGAAGCGGTATTTGAATCTGATTGAatgattgataataaaaaaaacacacaaaaagaaatattaaaatcaatcaaaatcatcaAGTCAAAATATGATCATTCCACTCTTAAGTCCTGTCTATACACGCTCGTTCTCAGCTGCCGTTAAAactacaaacaaaaatttaacaaacaacGAAACACGAAACTGAATCCATAATGCTTCAGGAAATTGACGCAGTTTTTGCAAAACCTCGCAGAGTTTTGATAGCCGCGATAGTGGCGTTAAACAAATCAGCATTGTACCCAGAATAATAGGATTCGcagatacatcaaaatattatagtcaGTCTGGTCGACAGTTTATACGGACAATCAATCATAACGTTCAGACTCAGCTTAAGCAGGTCAACAATTGCACAAGCTACACATTTAGTCTAGTTCAAAATCCCATTTTTCGCATGCAAGACAACATCGCCCAGTAAATCAAACTTTTGGATCACTGATTTTTGAAGAGCATAATCGCATCGCAGTAGTTCttacatcaaatatattaattataattgcatttacaaaaataatctagTTATGGTCATAACTGTGACTTTAGTCAATTAAACTTTTCGCTTACAATGCAAtgctttgtatataatttttatttctattgcaGGTTCCACGAGACAACCCAGAAGGAAGCAATGCCTTTCTTCGTGACATGACGACATTCGGTTgatgtatttgttattaaatagtataaatctgattctttttttattccattcattcgaatattattatataaataaatcattatgcATTAAATAGACCTCGCAATTTATTTGTCTCGTCTTGTTACAAAACACATATACGGAACTGGAAAAATATTtccattgttatttaattttgtgagaCTTCATTAAATCTAAATACGCGTATACAAACTAACTACAATATATTACTGAGCGGAAAGACAGCGGAAATATGTAGATAGCGGTACGAAGGCTCACTTACTCAGATTACATCAAGCAATACAAGTCTCGAGGctatttttttctacaataatttttatttacttgatgAATATAAGTTGAGAAATCTATTCCAACACATTCAGGTCTATCTTCGGTAATGAATCAATTCAAATTAAGACACTTTCTATTCTATATTACATTATGTTCAATTATATACTttcaattaaatcttatatCGAGCAATTAGTGATGTAAGAAGCATATTTTAGGGCGCCTTGAGTAAACGCTGAGAGCAAAAAGTTCGAGTGTCTACGCATTTTATGATCGAtatgttgaatttaaatattgctaCTCAAAGTTCGCCTAATTTGGGGGATCAAAATGTTCATTCTTTCTAATCCCATTGGCCTTATTGAAATATGAGTCagcattacattttaattttaaatgtgtatttattggCACTACTTAAActcgaaaatttaatattttaaatatatattaagaactcTGAACCTTATTAGTTTTATCTTACTTACGCATTAAATAAAGTATGACATAAAATATCTAATCAACAAAATGATATGTTGCATAGTAATGAAATATCAGTTGTACAATCTTAATTCCTTTTTATATCTTCacaaacgatattttttatgattaataacaATATGAGTTTAATCTATCGATGGTGACATCGGTAGATTAATGTCAGTAgcctaaaagtaaatattacgaactaaaaatgtcgaaaaaaataataattactttagtgACTTTAGGAGTTATACTAGGTGCTAGCTTAGGTGTTTTGATCTGGTGGTTACTTCGTGCTGACGAACTCTATGAAACAATACGTAACTCATgcatttattttgatatgtttatttataatacaatactataatGTGTATATTACgtttatgtatataactataaaCCATTATTGACCAgtgaatcaaatatttattaggatTGGAAGGAAAAGGTATTGGAGATGTCGAGTACACGGCAGCTTATACAAGAATCTCGGACCAAGGAAATATGTTTTGGTGGTTCTACCCAACACTTTCTGCATCTCCAACATCTCGTCCTGTATTGATGTGGTTACACGGAGCTACTGGAACACCACCAAGTTTTTTAGCCAACTTCGGAATGTTTGGCCCGTATGACAATAACATAAATAGAAGAAACGACTCCTGGGTTCGTATTtcgatatacaaaaatatataatatattctgctgGTAATACTTCTTGGTAATTGTGGTTGTATTTACGCACAAGTAAAAGATTCCATAATTGACGACGCATTTACGtagtaaataatagttaatatttgttcCAGTGAAAATGcgtatatgtaggtatatgccCATataatggtgaccacttacatacTGTAAGCccattttcgtttttttatcaataaaaaaaatcagttgctttatatatcaaataaggGTTAACCTATAATTTCTTGTGTACTATTTATTGTGAACTAtcttcaaaataattgtttaaatatttatttctaaacactTGACTGTCTAAATACTTGGCACCTCCCATACATTGACCATGTCTTTAAGCGATGTGGAATGGGTGACAACTACTTGTTAGAAAgttttaatctaaattaaaaaacattatacaaatattaatatatttatgttttattgttaaaggttaacgattataatttactattcGTTGATGCACCTTTGGGTACTGGTTTTAGTTCAATCGTTTCCAATAATACCGACGATTTTCCTGATATTGAACAAAATGGTAAGTTAATTTCTAACTGAGAATCTATTATCTGTAATTCTATCTCtgctactaaaataataataatatttcttttcagTCGAACATTTACTAAGAACATTACAGTCATTTTATTCTCTCCACGAAGAGTACAACAATTCACCAATTTATATTTGTGGCCAAGGAGATGGTTCTCAATTAGCCCTCTCATTGGCAATAAGATTATCGGaagtaagtttaaaaaatatatattttacatacgtAATGTATGCTGtgtattagcagcctgtaaatttcccactgctgggctaaggcctcctctccctttgaggagaaggtttggagcaaactccaccacgctgctccaatgcggtggaatacacatgtggcagaatttcgttgaaattagacgcatgtgtctaatttcaacgaaaggTTTCCTCactgttttccttcaccgccaagcacgagatgaattataaacacaaattaagcacttgaaaattcactggtgcctacctgggtttgaacccgaaatcatcggttaagatgcacgcgtggtaaccattgggccatctcggctcttaaaaaaaatattatcctcaTGCAATTATTCGTTTACTCCAAAAAATTTACTCTTGAAAATCCAAATCAATTTTTTGTTCATCTTAATTTGTTGCATAAGTATTCATTCAATTATTACTCAtggcaatattttaatttcaggaAAAAGATATATCTGGTAATTTTAAAGGAGTTATACTCGGGAATCCTATAGTTTCGCCAGCCTTGGTTCTTACTAAACTTGGTTTCTATTTAGAAGAACTGGGCTACATAGATGAAAAAGGTCGAGCAGCTATTAAAAATTTGTCAAATACAATTACCGACTTAGTTAGCTCAGAAGAATATGAAAGTGCTTTCAATCATTTCATTTCACTTGGATCTTTTATCAATGAGAACGCTGGAGCTGTGGCTGTAAACTTAGATCACATTGTTGAAAAAATGACGAGACTGCCTAATCaaggttacttttatttattatttttactgacTTTCATTTTATCAGCTTCATATACTCTACTTCActcactatttttaaaattgatttacaatgtattttataatcgtAAAAAGACAAATAATGATGTAAGTATTCTTTTAGATTACTTCGGGGAGATGAGTTACATTGAAAGCGaattcaatatgaaaaataatatgaatgattTTATGGATAACGTTGTGGCTCCAGCATTGGGCATTGAAGATTCCGTTAAATACGATGGACGGCGAGATGATGCCATACATGCTTTCAAAAAGACTTACATGAAACCTAATGTTGACAAAGGTATTgcttctatttaattaaatagattttgttttaaaggaTACTCGTAATAGCAAGATTCAGCAGACGAGCTGAGTGCGTATATAaactatgtatctatgtaatgtGCATAGGTATAGTAATCGATGCACCTTCTGTAGCACCTTCAGTTGGCGTTTTACGATTGAAAGtggaaaatataagtatttcgctagtaaaaaatacacattaaaaacAATCATCAATCGATTATCTCAATCAACGAAACTTacatactactactactagtcATAAGTCTGACCGCTTACTTTCATGTGGCCAATGGActtttgacaaataaaaaaaaaattaatatatatattttttttaatttcagtggaACACATtctaaaaaacacaaatttaagtATTAGTATTTACAACGGTAATCTTGATGCAGTTTCAAACACTCCAGGTAAGAGTTACCTATTTTACTTTCTTTagacctatactaatattataaagttgaagCGTTTGTATGTTCGTTTGGTTAAATgggctaatctcaggaacttcTGGATTGATTTGAGAAATAATTTCAGcattagatagcccatttatcgaAGAGTGCTATAGGTATAACGCCACGTCCAATAGTAGCAAATCGTGTACCTACGACGGAATCTGTTATATAGCCGAGCAAAGTCGGTTCGAGTAGctagtttacatatatttatttataaaatattaataataatgcatttgaaaaaaaaacttttaattattttaagaaattatacaaAAGTTAGTAAACTGACTAACGAACAAAGGTTGCATTTTCTCTAAATTCTTTAAATTAGTCGAGACTTCGGAGCATAATCTGTGATGCAATCACTATATTTTCCGCAGCCGCACCATTGTGAGACTGATTGTGAAATgaaatgcaaatatattaaagaagtaCAAAAACCTTAATCTGGATGTCCGGATTACAAACGagcaactttttttataaactacgcTATTTCACCTTGTTTATgtcacgtttaaaataaaatgtttataataatttatctttatattatatacattttgatctttttttaattttttaggtcAGCTCGAATGGATCAATCATCTCGAATGGTCGGGTCAATcagattttatgaataaaacaagagaaacccttatttttaacaatatcatTGAGGGTTACTTTAGAGAATCTGAAAGACTGAGTTTTTATTGGATAAACGTCGCCGGTCTTTTGGtaagattttttgtaaatattagagAAACGTATAGATTTTTCAATTCAACTAATTTAAATCGTTAACGATAAGTTTCCGATTCTATTGCGATCCAAATTTGACAAAAACTCGAGTGGATGCACGAGTACTTTTTCAAATTGAAGTAGTATGTAAATACGTACCTATACATCATTTATTTAAcacattgtataatttattgttttactttacaGGTACCGTATGATAATTCAATTGGTATTAGACGAGTGCTGAACCGAATTGTGAATTAGGACAAAAGCTTACTAAAGAATTATATGGCTGGTTttcatataataagtatatttttcagACAATCAATTTCAAATCCGAAAAATACCTTataaatgatgaataaataGCACGAATATgtgatttaacttttattaataatccgatcatttttaatgtgttaatttttatttgtaataaaataacgacAGAAAGCTAAGATACTGTATACTTGGCTGATGGACGTTGCAATGCGCTATCTCCTTCTCAAACTGATGTAACAGGCAGCAACTAATATACAAtcgtacacaaaaaaaaaatagtctggTAATGTTGTAGGAAGTCAAAACTGTCTACAGATCAAGCTGTAAGTGGAGCCACACACCAAAACAAGCACCCCCGAACATTGCAAACTATACTTTCACACATTTCACTACGACTTCTCAAATTTGCGACCTAAAAACGTACTACACTGCAACAATTCGTTTCATCTAAGAGTAAATGTTTTGATGTGACAATTATTGGAAGAAAATAGAAACAAAGCCGTTACTGGATTGTTgcaaaaaatcttaattgtatTAGATAAATGTGCACAGAACGTCAGTAGGTATCTtgttagaaaacatttttaacggATCTGTTGCTATTcaagattatatcaaaattttggattttatatatgtatacatttaaatatagatagtgtcactaaaaataactaaaacaaacatatttcaagcactaaagttatttttttaaatcagactGCTAAATACTGACCTCGtcgtttttaaacaaataatcaaatcaaaatcagcAAAATCTTATACATCGAAATGTCGTCAGGACCGATTTTTGCCACAGCGTCCAGTCAAGCAAGACCAGCCACGTCGCAGgtcatattatagtgcacaagtgtttACGAAAACACAGGTGCAATCTCTATTTATCTCACTTTCATAATCCTATAGGATGGCAAATCCGATACGGCCCAAGAGTACAAGAGCAGGATCAACGGCCTTTCCTGCTTTCCGAGCCACGGGTGTAcctacacacttccaacttccagacaccAGCCTGTTACTGAgaaatttttgataaaaaaaatcaaaaactttttGTCGAcccaacaaaataaaaatatttaaaaatgatataaattcaCCTTTGCTTTGATTCATCAATAACAAcacaactattttataattaacaattccGTAAATTAATCACACAACTTTTTTTTCTCtagtttttcatttgttttcggtagatttttttaaatatttatattttggcaATGTGACCAACATGCCAGTATTTCTGACTCaattgtcaaatataatatcaataccaACTTTACTATAATGTGAATAGgcgaatattttaacatatcgaTACATTTAATCCAAAAACAGCTTGTTGTGATATTTGAATAATCCACTTATTACAAACTTTATGTGTATTGTTTTGCTGTAAATGAATGGAGCCCATGATCCAGCAAAAACTTCTACGAAAAAtcttctattataaattattcaactaTTTTTCTCATCGCAAACACTTAAGCAGAtacgttaatataaaattataggcTAACAAAGTTAGCATTGAAGGGCTGCGTTAATGGCagctttattattgtaataattgcaACACGTAGGTGTTGTCACAcagagtaatatttatattttgtatctgcATCGTTTGAAGTTTGACTAATGCCTTAGAACTTAGAAGTTTGAAGTCTATTGTAATTTGTCCGTAAAGCTTCAAGCTACcttattacttatttacttaatatctttattatgaaataaattatatcaatgtaaATCACATAGTGTgtgtttataacaatttaaactaattattatcttggttttaaatactataagttataaaaatttgaTAGTTTAGTGCAATTAAGAATTAGTTCAAGTTTGCAAAGAAAATGGcagatattttagatatattagaCATAGAGCACCCAGGAGCATCAGAAATAACTAGGGACAGTATTATCCACGGTGACaaagtaaaaaagaaatatgttaCAACTAAGGCTGTACGGCGTCCTGAAGGCATGCACCGTGAAGTGTTTGCCTTGCTTTACAACGATAATAAGGACTTGCCTCCTCTTCTACCTACGGATACCGGTaactacataatttaatatattaaaacagtaaCATGTTATCTATCACTCTGTCTGCACGCAATGTCTCATGGTGAATTTTACAGATACCTGATACTATTAGCTGACCTTAAAATGTATGTCTTGCGtaacaaatataacaacaaatattatatcttgacttgaaaaatcttatttaatattatttaaggaaaggcctataaacaaacaaaagcaAAGCTTGGTATGAGAAAAGTGAGAAAATGGGTATGGGCACCATTCACAAACCCAGCACGCAAAGACAATGCTGTTTTTCATCACTGGAAGAGAGCCTCAGACGAAGCTAAAGAATACCCATTTGCACAGTTCAATAaggtatgttatattattaataactacttGTACTGTGTAGgttgctttttttttgtcaattacaATATCCTTATTTAATACTAGAAACTATGTTTTGAAcggttttgttattatattatattcattattcaatGTTATTACAGCAAGTATCAATTCCTTCATACTCTGAATCAGAATATAATCAATACCTTAAATCAGAAGATTGGAGTCAAGCAGAAACTGACCACTTAATTGACCTTTGTCAAAGGTTCGACCTAAGATTCATTGTTATACATGACCGATGGGACAAAGCTGCGTTTCGAGACAGAAGTGTGGAGGATTTAAAAGAGAGATACTACAATATTTGTAGTATATTAAGCAAAGTAAGGTCTATTACATCATAATCCTaacaatcaaaatttaatacaatgataatgataattatttatattttataaaattttcaggTTAAGACAAACCCATGGTCTAACACAGTGACAATGGTGAATGGAGAAAAAAGAATATATCATTATGATGCTGAACATGAGAGGAAAAGAAAGGAACAATTGAAAAGACTATTTGACAGAACACAAGAACAGGTACGCAACTGACACACaaaaattttttagtaaatatacctAGGCCTGCTAGGTGTATAGGTTTATGGAGTACATATATTGGCTCATaagctattttaaaatgtaccaTTGGAATTCCATAATTACTTTTATGGAATGCAAGTTTTCAGTCAATTATCAGTAtaagatatttcaatattaaaggATTTACTTCCTTAATCAACaaactcgatttttttttaaaatttaattatgaccatctacatatattactaacaatgcaataaagattttttataccTGCCGACAGCTAATGGCCAACTTAGTAGTAACAATGTTCTAAATGATCcgtataatataactattgaaAAAATGTATAGATTTTCATTGTATCCTAAGATGTTCTGTAATTGCCACTCGGGAGtattgataaatgttttattttctagaTTGATGAAGAACAGATGTTACTAACAGAATTGAAAAAGATAGAAGCAAGAAAACGTGAAAGGGATCGAAAAACACAAGACTTACAAAAGTTAATATCAAGAGCCGATAGTGGTAACAGTACTACAAACAACCAAGCTAATGTTACCAATGAAGCAGCTATGCCAACGAATACAGTTTCCAACATAGTGAGGCGGCACGATAGGaagctacataaaaaaaaactcgccACCCAGCAGAGGCCAGTGCGTACAGTGGAGACTGTTGTGAGTTTGTTGACATTGTTACTGTTAGCTAAGACCTCCTACTCAATTTACTTTTGcttattttatgtttcattaaATTCTTCTTGGTGGTGAACATTGTGATGAAATTTGGATATGCTAGATGAGAATCTGgaacatgtgtatccacccaGTATAGTGGAATAAGCTAATAAAGCTTCTGATTTAAGCTAGCCCAACATTGGGACATGAATGGGCCTAACTTAAAATAATctgataaaatataagttagaaGTTGttcttacatatataatataataagtacataattattattgctgCTTCAATATTTCACCAATTTTTCTtactgtaatttttaaataagtacattaaCATTACAGATTATATAAGGAAAAAGTTTTAGAAATAAACATCAACTTTATTTGAAACCAAAATTACTATGCACATTTGTCTGCTAgactatcaatataattttatctaaaaataatttttcattcctTTTTCAACAGACAGTAGAGTGGTCTGGTATAAAGTTTCCCGAAGCACGTGGAACTGGTGTTTGGCTTCGATCTCAACGTATGAAATTACCTCCAGGTGTTGGCCAGCGTAAAACAAAAGCAATTGAACAAGAGTTACGTCTTATGAATATTGGTAAGAATTCATTtgaccttttatttttaactataagaCATTAAAGTATTATAGTGTCATTTGGAACAAGTGCAATTTCATTAATTCAGCCTAATCTATCAAggacctataaaataaaattatgtaaatgtagTAGTTCCTAATTCTTTATGAGGTGTAAATTGAAGACCTAACATTGTGATGTCGTGATTTACTTGCTCAAAGGTTTAACATGGATTTAATAGTCCAATGTGTCATCTAGTTGTAGCATGAAATAAatcttgaatattatttaaaatatcaaattcctTACAGATATTGCTCCTACCCCAACTGAAGCTATTTGCAAACACTTTAATGAATTACGTTCTGATCTTGCTCTGGCATTGGATCTGAAGAATGCGCTAGCTTCGTGTGAGTTTGAACTGCAAGCCTTAAGACATCAATACGAAGCCCTAAATCCAGGAAAggtgattatgttttttatcttgcattattttaatgataaaatgtgATAAcacatatttatagtaattttattaatgtaagcaACATTCACTCTTTTCAGTAgcatctattatatattttttacttttactaaaattaGGTAGTATTTCAATAGAATCTCaatttaccttaaaaaaatatttaacaaaaaacattttcaagagATGCATTAACCTGACCTAGTtactacatttaatattttgattgtttcaGACTTTAAGCATCCCTCCTTCAATATGCAACACAAATGCTGATGGAGAAGCAAAGCCTTTAGGTGAAATCATTGACGTTGTTGGATCTCCAGGTGCTTTAAACTCAACAATTTAGTTACCTAAttgtaattcaaaaa is part of the Vanessa tameamea isolate UH-Manoa-2023 chromosome 10, ilVanTame1 primary haplotype, whole genome shotgun sequence genome and encodes:
- the LOC113401714 gene encoding retinoid-inducible serine carboxypeptidase-like; the protein is MSKKIIITLVTLGVILGASLGVLIWWLLRADELYETIRLEGKGIGDVEYTAAYTRISDQGNMFWWFYPTLSASPTSRPVLMWLHGATGTPPSFLANFGMFGPYDNNINRRNDSWVNDYNLLFVDAPLGTGFSSIVSNNTDDFPDIEQNVEHLLRTLQSFYSLHEEYNNSPIYICGQGDGSQLALSLAIRLSEEKDISGNFKGVILGNPIVSPALVLTKLGFYLEELGYIDEKGRAAIKNLSNTITDLVSSEEYESAFNHFISLGSFINENAGAVAVNLDHIVEKMTRLPNQDYFGEMSYIESEFNMKNNMNDFMDNVVAPALGIEDSVKYDGRRDDAIHAFKKTYMKPNVDKVEHILKNTNLSISIYNGNLDAVSNTPGQLEWINHLEWSGQSDFMNKTRETLIFNNIIEGYFRESERLSFYWINVAGLLVPYDNSIGIRRVLNRIVN
- the LOC113396607 gene encoding DNA methyltransferase 1-associated protein 1, coding for MADILDILDIEHPGASEITRDSIIHGDKVKKKYVTTKAVRRPEGMHREVFALLYNDNKDLPPLLPTDTGKAYKQTKAKLGMRKVRKWVWAPFTNPARKDNAVFHHWKRASDEAKEYPFAQFNKQVSIPSYSESEYNQYLKSEDWSQAETDHLIDLCQRFDLRFIVIHDRWDKAAFRDRSVEDLKERYYNICSILSKVKTNPWSNTVTMVNGEKRIYHYDAEHERKRKEQLKRLFDRTQEQIDEEQMLLTELKKIEARKRERDRKTQDLQKLISRADSGNSTTNNQANVTNEAAMPTNTVSNIVRRHDRKLHKKKLATQQRPVRTVETVTVEWSGIKFPEARGTGVWLRSQRMKLPPGVGQRKTKAIEQELRLMNIDIAPTPTEAICKHFNELRSDLALALDLKNALASCEFELQALRHQYEALNPGKTLSIPPSICNTNADGEAKPLGEIIDVVGSPGALNSTI